The Blautia obeum ATCC 29174 region AGCATATCTGCGGGAATCAGACTTGTAATTCCTTATGCTGGAAATGCCGCCCTAAGCGCTGTTCCATGTATTGTCCTGACTTTACTCCCAGACTCTGCGAAAAGTTAAAAAAGCCCCCCTACGTGTGTAATGACTGCCCTCAGATACGCAACTGTTCCCACGACTTCTATTTCTACAGGGCCAATTATGCCAACGATATTTACAGTGAAACAAAATCTTCTTCACGGTCTGGGATTAACCAGACTCCTGAGTCCCTGGAACAGCTGGACCGTCTGGTTTCCCCTCTGCTTCTGCAGGGACAGCCTTTGTCCCATATCTTTGCTTCTAATCAGGAATCCGTCCCTTGTTCTATAAGGACCCTCTACAACTATATAGACCAGGGATACTTCACTGCAATCAACCTCGACCTTCCCCGGAAGGTCCGCTACAAAAAACGTCGGCAGGTCCGCAGAGAACCTGACAACACTGGATATAGAAAAGACAGATCCTATCAGGATTTTGAGAGATATCTGGAAAAGTTTCCAGATACAAATGTGGTGGAATTAGATGTGGTGGAAGGTGCCGGGGGAAAATCAGAACAAGTACTGTTGACCATGCTTTTCCGTAATTGTAGCCTTATGCTTATTTTTCTTATGGAGGCTGACAGGAAGGACAACGTACAAGATGTGTTTCAGCGAATATATACCCATCTGGGAGCAGAGCTATATCGAAAACTCTTTCCGGTCATTCTTACAGACAATGGTGCCTCATTCAAAGATCCAGCTATTTTTGAACGGCCTGAAGGTGAACTTCTATCCCGTGTCTTTTACTGCGATCCCATGGCTTCCTGGCAGAAGGGACGTCTGGAAAAAAATCATGAATTCATCCGTTATATTATCCCCAAAGGTACGACATTCGCAGGCTTGGACCAGGAGCAGGTAACTCTGATCACCAACCACATCAATAGCGTAGCAAGAGCCAGTTTAAACGGCTGCACCCCGTTTGAACTGGCTCTGCTGCTGATAGACAGAAAACTGCTGGACCTCTGCCAGCTGGAAAGGATTCCCGCCAACCAGGTGATCCTTAAACCATCACTCTTGAAAAAGTAACTGCAAGATCCATTTCCGGTGCTGGTTTCATAATCAGGCCGGTGGAAGTTAATTTTTCAAAAGTACTTTCAGTGGTCCCAAAATCATGCCCATCTTCCAGAAAAAGCTTTGTTTTCTGCCCTTATTATATGTTAATTTTTACGAATAATCCAGAACTATATGGATGTTAGTCCTGCAAAAAGGTCTTATTTTACCTGTGCCAATGTATGGTGGAAGTTACTTTTTCATTCAACCGTCGGAACATTCGTAACAGACTGGACAAATGATGTATTTGTAGTAGCTATTCAGGACTTCTTTACAAACATCCTTACCAGCATCGGTGCCGGTGACCTGGTAATGGGACTTGTAGTTGATGGTATCATCGGTGGTCTTGGTGCAGTACTTGGATTCGTTCCTCAGATGGCAATTCTGTTCCTGTTCCTGTCCATCCTTGAAGACTGTGGTTACATGGTACGTATTGCATTCGTTATGGACCGTGTATTCCGTCACTTCGGACTTTCCGGTAAGAGCTTCATTCCGCTTCTGATTTCTTCAGGATGCGGTATCCCTGGAATCATGGCTTCCAAGACCATCGAACAGGACAATGACAGACGTCTTACTATTATGACAGCAACATTTATTCCTTGTGGTGCCAAACTTCCGGTTATCGCTCTTATGGGTGGTGTAATCGCTGGTGAAACTGCAGGATATGCAGAGAGCTCCTTTATCGCTCCTCTGATGTACTTCATCGGAATCGTAGCTGTGCTTGTAGCAGCAATCATTCTTAAGAAGACAAAACCGTTCTCCGGTAAACCGGCTCCGTTCGTAATGGAGCTTCCACAGTATCATATTCCGCAGGTTAAAACAGTTCTCCTTCATGTATGGGAAAGGCTGAAAGGCTTCATCATCAAAGCTGGTACGATCCTGTTCCTTGCCTGCGTAGTAATGTGGTTCCTCAGTGGATTTGGATTCACAGATGGCGGATTTGGTATGGTAGAAGACAGTGCAGACAGTCTTATGGCTATCATCGGTGGTGCAATTGCTCCGATCTTTGCTCCACTTGGATTTGGTGAATGGCAGCCAGTAGCAGCTTCTATTTCCGGTTTCTCAGCAAAAGAAGCAATTGTATCTACAATGGGTGTTCTGGCAAATGTATCTGGTGATACAGAAGATGCAGTAAACGTTGCAGCAGGTGTTGCAAGCTGGTTCCCGACAGGAATCGCAGCTTTCTCCTTCCTGATGTTCAACCTTCTTGATTCTCCTTGCCTTGCAGCTATCGCAACAATGGCAAAAGAAATGAACAGCAGAAAATGGTTCTGGTTCGCAATTCTTTTCCAGAACATCTTTGCTTACGTTGTTTGCCTCTGCTTCTATCAGATCGGTTCCTTTGTAACTGGTGGAGCATTCGGTTTCGGAACTGTAGTAGGATTCGTAGTACTTATTGTAATGCTGTTCCTGCTGTTCAGACCGGACCCGTACAAAGATCAGAAAGTTTATTCTAAACGTTCTGTACAGGCATAATAAAAAATGTAATAATAAGGGGGCTGGATACAGAGATGTGTCCGGCCTCTGTTTGATTCGAAACCGATGACTGGCAGTACTTGATGAAGAGAGGATGAGTGAAATGCTGGCAAATATTATTATAATGATTCTGATTCTTGGATATTGTGCATTTATCATTTATAAAAGTGTAAAGAATACCAAAGAAGGTAAACATACGGGGTGTGCCGGATGCAGTGGAAACTGTGGAAGCTGCGGTGGATGCAGCGGTGCTGCTTTTCATAAGAGTACTACACAGTCTTCATATAAAAAGAACCGTTAGAAATCGGAGGTACTGATATGGGAAATTCAACAGGATCTACAATGTACATGTTTGGAGCAGTTATTGTTATTTATATCGCAGGAATGCTGCTCTATCAGGGATTTCAGTGGCTCAAGAAAAAGAGAGAACAGAAAAAAGACGAAGAATTCAGAAGAGGTGACAAATAGTGGTAGATATAATTATAGTACTGATCGTAATTGTTTTGCTTGGGTTTGCACTGAAAGGTTCTATCAAACATTTTAAAGGAGAAAGCCCATGCTGTGGAGGCGGCGGTGGAGAAATCGTTCTCGATATTCCGAATAAAAAACTTGAGAATCCGATACTTGGAAAGAAGGTTCTCAAAATTTCCGGTATGCACTGCGAACATTGCGTAAAGGCTGTCACAGAGGCAATCAATAAGATCGATGGAGCAGCTGCAAAAGTAAATCTTTCTGAGAACGAAGCAGTCGTTTCTTATGATCGCGAACTTGATGACGAACAGCTTAGAAAAATCGTCAAGGATGCAGGTTACAGAGTCGTAAGCATCAAATAATGCATGATATAGTGAAAGAAATATCATTTCCAGGATCCCGTGGCATATGAAGCTGCGGGATTTTTTCTGCGCATCTCGCAGCAAGAATGCAGAGGCATTATTGAAGTGATTTTTTGAAGTGGTTCCCTGTATAAAAAACAGATTTTCTGCATAAGCTGATAATAAAATTTGCAGACAGCTACAGGAAAATCATCTGAGCTGAGTGGAGGTTGCATTATGTGGGGATTTTTTACGGCATTGATCTCGGGAGCGCTGATGAGTATTCAGGGTGTTTTTAATACAGAAGTGACGAAACAGACCAGTTTATGGGTATCAACGGGATGGGTGCAGCTCTCAGCATTTATGGTCTGCGTGCTGGCATGGATATTTACAGGAAGACAGAGTGTTTCGGCATTATGGCAGGTAGATAATAAATACACGCTTCTTGGCGGAGTGATCGGGGCATTTATTACAATTACTGTTATTCAGAGCATGGGGGCACTTGGGCCTGCAAAAGCAGCTATGCTGATCGTCATTTCCCAGTTGATCGTGGCGTATGTAATTGAACTTTTGGGAATGTTTGGAACAATGCAGCAACCGTTTGAGTGGAGAAAGATTCTGGGAATGCTGATCGCGATTGCCGGCATTGTGATTTTTAAATGGGAATAATAAAGTTATCATGCACAGGAATAAATAAAGTTTCCTATTGTAAATCTACCGGGAATTCGTTAAAATAAGACATGGTTAAGTATGAGAATCGGGGAGGTCTGCCGTAATCCTACGGAGGGAAGTGAACCGAGATCATGAAAGTAAATTTTTACAGTCTGATATTGAGCATATTTTTTCTGGCAGGTTTGTCAGGAATGAGCGGATGTCAGAAAAACAAAACAGAAATAATGCTGGACGGACAGGATACTGTATCAGAATCAGAAACACAGGATGATACACAGGCTGGGAATGATGCAACAGAGGATCTGGCGGAAGCAAAAATATCAGCAGAAGCGGAGCTATCGGAGATGCCGGTGGAGACAGAGCCGGAAATGATTTTTGTGGATGTCTGCGGAGCAGTAATGAATCCGGGAGTTTATGAACTGGATGGGAGCAGCCGGGTTTTTCAGGCAATAGAGGCGGCTGGAGGATTTTTGCCGGAAGCAGCGGCTTCGGCCGTGAATCAGGCACAGCCGGTCAGTGACGGACAGCAGATTTATGTACCTACGCAGGAAGAAGCGGAAGAGGGAGCTTTACCTGCGGCAATACAGCCGGCGGATCCGGGATCTGAGACAACAGATGCAAATGGTGTAGTGAATATCAACACAGCAGATGCATCTGCTCTTAAGAGCCTGTCAGGAATCGGTGATGCCAAGGCACAGGCAATTCTTACGTACAGAGAGGAACATGGTTTCTTTTCCAGTATTGAGGAGATCATGCAGGTGCCGGGAATCAAAGAAAGTACGTTTTCGGCGATAAAGGATAAAATAGCTGTGAAATAAGGAGAAAAGAATGAGCAGGAAAGTTTTAGTAGTTGATGACGAGAAACTGATCGTAAAAGGAATCCGTTTTAATCTGGAACAGGACGGTATGGAAGTTGACTGTGCTTATGACGGAGAAGAAGCGGTTGAGAAGGCAAAGGAGAATAAATACGATATTATCCTTCTGGACCTGATGCTTCCGAAGATGGATGGACTGGAAGTCTGCCAGCAGATCAGAGAATTCTCCAATGTTCCGATCGTCATGCTTACTGCAAAAGGTGAGGACATGGACAAGATCCTTGGACTGGACTACGGGGCAGATGACTATATTACAAAACCATTTAATATTCTTGAAGTAAAGGCCAGAATCAAAGCAATCATGCGTCGTGCGCGTTCTGAACATGAAGAAAAGGAAAAGGCGAAGACAATTGAAGCAGGCGATCTGAAACTGGACTGCGAGAGCCGCCGTGTATTTATTGCAGGCAAGGAAATTAATCTTACAGCAAAGGAATTTGATGTGCTGGAGCTTCTCGTATTCAATCCGAACAAGGTATACAGTCGTGAAAATCTTCTGAATATTGTCTGGGGATATGAATATCCGGGAGATGTCAGAACCGTTGATGTACATATTCGGCGTCTTCGTGAAAAAATCGAGGCTAATCCCAGTGAGCCTAAATATGTACACACCAAATGGGGCGTAGGATATTACTTCCAGGCATAACCCATGGTAACGAAAAAAAAGACAAAGTTTTTTAAGAGTCTGCGTTTTCGGATACTGGTCATACTGCTCATACTGGGAATTGTGCCAAGTGCTATCGTGACACAACTCATGATCAGTAATTATGAAAAACAGGCAATTGAAGTAAAGGTAAGTGAGGTCAGTACACAGTGTGCGATTCTGTGTAATCAGATCATCAAAGAAAATTATCTCAATGACTCCAGCTCACAGTCTGTGAACAGCAAGCTGGAGTTGTTGTCTAATGTATATGGCGGAAGAATGGTGATTGTAGACAGAGATCTGAAAGTAGTTGCAGATACCTATCATGTAGATGAAGGACGGACGCTGATCTCACCAAAGGTCGTGAAGTGTTTTAAGAACGGAGAAGTCACAAATTACCGCAGATACGGGCAGATGCTGGAAATGGCTATTCCCGTAAAGAGCGCGGATGTCCCGCAGATTCAGGGAGCCATGCTTGTAAATATTTCAATCAGTGACATTATGGCAACGGTGGGAGAGCAGGAACAGATGGCGATGCTGCTCACAGGAATTATCGTTGCATTGTCTGTATTGCTTGCCTATGGCCTTTCTACGATTCTGGTCAAACCGCTGGCCAGTGTTACTAAATCCATCGAAGATCTTACTGACGGATATCAGAAAGATGAGATTTCAGTTCCGGATTATACAGAAACAGAGCTTATTACGGATGCATTCAATAAGATGCTTGCACGTATGAAAGTACTGGATGAATCAAGATCAGAGTTTGTTTCCAATGTGTCGCATGAACTGAAGACACCAATGACTTCCATGAAGGTTCTGGCAGATTCCCTTGTCGGACAGGAAGGAGTTCCGGAAGAACTTTATCAGGAATTTATGCGTGACATTACAGCGGAGATTGACAGGGAAAACCGTATTATTACCGATCTTCTGACTCTGGTAAAAATGGACAAGAAATCTGCAGATCTTCAGATCAGTCATATGGATATCAATCAGCTTCTGGAGGATATTCTCAAACGTCTGCGTCCGATCGCGGACAAACGCAATATTGACCTGATCCTTGACAGTTTCCGTCCTGTGGAAGCGGATGTGGATGAACTGAAATTTACATCTGCGATCAGTAACCTTGTTGAAAATGCGATAAAATACAATGTAGATGATGGCTGGGTACGTGTGTCACTTGACGCAGATCATAAGTTTTTCTATGTTACGGTAGCAGATTCCGGTATGGGTATCCCAGAGGATTCCATCGACCGTATTTTCGAGAGATTTTATCGTGTGGACAAATCACATTCCAGAGAGATCGGAGGAACCGGTCTTGGACTTGCGATAACAAGAAGTACGATTGCCATGCATCATGGTGTGATCAAAGTATTCAGCAGAGAAGGGGAAGGAACTACATTCTCAGTTCGTGTCCCGTTATCTTATATTCCGTAGGAGGTGCCGGATGAAGAAATATATAAGAGTACTTCTTCTGGCAGCACTGGTTTGCAGTTTACTTGCCGGATGCAGTATTGAGACAAAAAGCAGTAAGGATTCGCAGGATGAGAGTAAGTACCATCTGTATTATCTGAACGAGAGTGAGACGGTTCTCAGAGAAGAACCATATTCACCCGGAGAAGAGACGGCAGATTTTATGGTAAAAGATCTTATGCAGAAGCTTGGGAGCAAAGATGCACCGGATGGGGAAATCAGCCTTCTTCCAGAAGATGTTTCCATCAATTCTTATGAAGTGCAGAAAGATCTGCTTGTCATAGACTTCAGTAAAGAATACTCAAAAATGAGCAAGATCCGGGAGGTTATGACACGCGACGGAGTTGTGCAGACATTTTTGCAGATTCCGGATATTCATAAAGTCCAGTTTACAGTTGGAGGTCAGCCGCTGACCAACTCGCGAAATCAGGAAGTTGGAGAGATGACTTCAGATACATTTGCACAATATACCGGAAAAGACAAAGAAAGCTATCGTTATGATACTTTTACACTGTATTTTATGGATAAAAATGGAAAAAATCTGGTGAAAGAAACCAGAAATGTATATTATCGAAGATCTCTTCCAAAAGAACGTGTCGTGCTTGAACAGCTTGCGAAGGGACCGATGGAAGAAGGGCATTATGCAACAATACCAGACAGTTCTCTGGTTTTGAGTGTGATTACAGCGGACAGGATCTGCTATATTAACATGAACAGTACTTTTCGTGATGAAACACCTGAAGTAGGAGGAAATATCTCTATTTACTCGGTTGTGAATTCTATTATAGATTCCTGTGATGTTGACAGGGTTCAGATATCTATTGAAGGAAGTACGGAGGGGAACTTCCAGGATAGCCTGCCGTTATACAAATTTTATGAAAAAAACGAAGATTTAATTGCACAGGACGAGGAACCAAAGTAGTCCTGATGCAGTAATGCCGCAGGTGGAATAGCCTGCGGTGTTCTATATACAGAAAGGAAGGCTTATGAAAAGACGCCCGGTGTGTCTTGTATGCCTAATCCTGATGTTTTGTATATGGTTGATGGATCTGGCGGGATTTGCACGGATCAGTGGAAATCCTTTGCCGGAATCTGTACAATTATATATTGAAAAACATCCGGAAGCTGTCATCTGCGGGGAGGTGCAGCAATATCAGGCTACGGAATATTCTCTTTCTGCCTATCTTAAACATGTCTGTCTGATCGTCGGATCAGAACAAATTCCCATAAAAAATTTAAGAGTATTTTTAAAATCGAATAAAGAGTTCCCGATTGGAACCACTGTTAAGATTTCGGGAAAACTGGAAGAAATTCCTGAGCCACGAAATCCTGGAGAATTTGATTCCAGGCAATTCTACGCCTGTCAGAAAATCTACTATTTTATGAAAAACGGTGCGGTTCTGGCATGGAGCAGCAAATATTCCAGATATGGTCAGTTTATGCAGAATCTGAAAAGTAAGATAATGCAGACGCTGGATATTGCGGCAAAGGAAGATGCCGGTATTTTTGAAGCAATGCTGCTTGGTGAGAAAGATAACCTAGAAGATGAAGTTAAGATTCGTTACCAGATGGCGGGGATCATTCATATACTGGCAATTTCCGGACTTCACATCAGTGTACTGGGGATTGGATTTTTTGATCTGCTGAAAAGAGCCGGATTTGGAAATGTGTCTGCCGGGATGGTGGTGCTCAGTGTTCTTCTGCAATATGGAATCCTTACCGGGGAAAGTGTTTCTGCCATGCGGGCGGTAGGCATGTTTCTGGTGGCGGTTGGTGCAAGAATCGCAGGAAGAACCTATGATCTGCTGACGGCGCTGGCAGTGTCGGCGGTCCTTTTACTTCTGGATGCACCTGCAAATCTGTACAACAGTGGATTTTGGCTGTCGTTTGGGGCTGTTGCCGGACTTGGTGTAGTGGCACCGGTATTGGCAGGATGCATTAGAGTGGAGAATCGTCTGGCGGCATCCGTTATGAAAACACTGGTATCTTCGATAGCTGTGCAGATGACGACTTTTCCGATCATGCTGCGAATCTATGGAGAGATTTCGCTGGCTGGATTTTTTCTGAACCTGCTGGTGCTGCCGACAGTCAGTGTAGTACTGGTCAGTGGAATTGCAGCAGTTGCGGTTGGGATGGCATCGGTCAGTGCTGCAGTTTATGTGGTGCTGCCTGGAAGAGTGCTGCTTTTTCTGTATGAGAAACTCTGCGAACTGGCAGCAGGAATTCCGTTCTGTACATGGATCGCAGGAAGTCCGAAGCTGTGGCAATGTGCCGGATATTATGTATTGCTGTTTTTGGGAGTTGAAATTTTGGGAATGAGTCGGGGAACTGTCACATGGAATGGCGCAACTGGAAAAAGGGCGGGAAATCATGCATTCATGCAGGAAGAAAAGAATCATGGGGAAGGAAAAGGATGGCTGAGAAAATATCAGTTACTGTCAGGTATATCAGGAATCATGCTGATACTTGGACTGGGAATCCTCATTTATCATCCGTCTGGAAATCTGCAGATCACCTGTCTTGATATCGGACAGGGAGACTGTATTTCTATTCAGCTTCCACAGGGGCAGAATTTCCTGATCGATGGCGGCAGCAGTAACAAGAAGAATATTGCACACTATCAGATTCTGCCATTCCTTAAAAATCGGGGGATTGGAGTGATTGATGCTATTTTGATCTCACATACGGATAATGACCATATCAGTGGTGTGCTGGAACTGTTTGATTATATGAGGACACATCTTACTTCTGTCAGGGTGAAGAACCTGATCTTACCGGAATGGACACAACCGGACGATGCGTATCAGCAATTGGTGGATAAAGCGCAGGCAGCAGGCGTGAATGTACAAAAGGGAAGAAAAGGGGAACAAATTGCGCTTGGAAAAGCTTCTCTTCGATTCCTTTCACCGGATAGAGGGACTGCAGGAACAGATGCGAATGAAGACGGTATGGTCGTGGAACTGACATATGGCGGTTTTGAAGGGCTGTTTACCGGTGATATCGGGACAGAGACGGAGAAAAAACTTCTGCCGGAGCTGGAAGATGTAGATTTTCTGAAAGTGGGACATCATGGCTCCAGATATTCCACCTGTCAGGAATTTCTGGATGTGGTGAGACCGGAACTTGCGGTGGTCTCCTGCTCGGCAACAAATACATATGGACATCCGTCTGGCGAGACAATAGAACGGTTGGAAGATTCCGGGGCAAAGATTTGGTACACAATGAAAGAAGGGGCTGTGACAGCAGAGACCGATGGTAAGGAGGTATGGGTGGATACGTTTGTGCATCCGTGAGCAGAGATACGGTATTGAGAAAAAAATCAAAATCGTCTATACTAAACAGATAATGAATAATTAATGCTGTCTGTGGATGGCATTCCGTCAGAAAACGGTATTTTTCAGGAGGTTTCGCAGGAAGTGAAAAATTTACAGGAAGACATTAAAACAGGAAAATTCAAAAATGCATATCTTCTGTTTGGTGAGGAAGCGTATCTGAAGATTCAGTACAAAGAAAAGCTGATTCATGCATTAAATCCGGATGATGATACGATGAATTTTACCAAATATGAAGGAAAAGGAATTGAGGTGCGTGAAATGATCGACCTCTGTGAGACAATGCCTTTCTTTGCAGATCATCGTGTGGTCCTTGTGGAAAATTCCGGATTTTTTAAGAATAAATGTGATGAACTTGCAGATTATATGAAGACGCTGCCGGATTACCTGAGGCTGGTTTTTGTTGAAGAAGAGGTAGATAAACGAAGCCGTATGTATAAGGCGGTGAAAAACTGCGGCCGCATTGTAGAGTTTGCAAAGCAGGATGAAAAGACACTGATGCGCTGGGCAGCAGGTATTCTGGCGAGAGAAGGACGCAAGATCACGACCAGAGATATGGAACTTTTTCTGACAAAAACCGGTACGGATATGGGAAATATCCGTATGGAACTGGAGAAGCTGATCACATATACCATGGGACAGGATATTGTAACGAGAGAAGATATTGAGGAAATCTGTACAACACGGACAGAGAATAAGATCTTCGATATGGTTCGTGCAGTTACGGAGCGAAATCAGAGGAGAGCACTGGATCTGTATAATGATCTTCTGACGCTGCGTGAGCCGCCGATGAGGATACTGTTCCTGCTGTCGAAGCAATTCCGGCAGATGTGCCTTGCAAAGAAAATGGCAGGGGAAGGGGCATCTCAGAACGAAATTGCAACCAGACTTGGCGTACCGTCTTTTGTGGCAAGAAATATACTGGCCTGTGCGAGAGCTTACAGTGTTGAGGAGCTTGAACAGGCAGAAGAGGATTTTGTTGATGCGGAGGAGGCAGTGAAGACCGGAAGACTGCAGGATGTGCTGAGTGTGGAACTGTTGATAGTGAAATATAGTACTGAGAGAAAAAGATAAAAGTGTAACAGATGTGAGTAAATATAGTACCCGGAAACGGCTTCATCGTCCGGTTGTACTAGAATATAACCTGGCTGTTAAGAACGTCAAAATCGTCAGCAAACTCGCTACGCTCAGACAGAGTTTCCGATTTTGCCAACACAGCCCGAACATATTCAAGTACAACGACGAACGATTGCAGATGTTTCCGGGTACTATATTTATCCATCTGTTTTCGCTTTTATTTAATTTTTCTCCCGGGAAGGGGCGAAGGCACGGATAGTGCAAGAATTTCTTTACACCAATATACATAGGTGTCTTGACACCTAACATGTCGGGTAGTATAATCACAAATCAGAAAACATAAAAATACAAAACCCAACAGAAAATCCGGCATCAACCGGTACGAGGAAACAAAAATGAAAGAAAATTACGATGTCATTATCGTAGGAACAGGAGCCGCAGGTCTCTACTGTGCACTGAATCTGCCTTCCAGAATGAAAGTACTGATGCTGACCAAACAGCAGGCGGATCAGTCCGACTCCTTTCTGGCACAGGGCGGTATCTGCATGCTCAGAGGAGAAGAAGATTATAATGATTACTTTGAAGATACCATGCGCGCGGGCCATTACGAAAATGACGCAAAAGCAGTCGAGCTGATGATCCGTAGCTCTAACAGTATTATCCGAGATCTTTTACAGAGAAATGTTACATTTGAACGAACAGAGACGGGAGAATTGGATTTCACCAGAGAAGGAGCACATTCTCAGCCGAGAATCCTTTTCTATGAAGATATTACCGGTAAACAGATCACACAGACTCTTCTGAATCAGGCACTGACAAGAGACAATATTGAAATCTGCGAATATATGACCATGGTCGATATCATTTCCAAAGACAACGTCTGTGGCGGGGTAATCGTCATGGATGAGAAGAATGAAGTATATCCGGTCAGAGCACCATACGTTGTTCTGGCATGTGGTGGTCTCGGAGGTCTTTACAAAAACTCCACCAACTTCCCGCATATTGCAGGCGATGGACTTGGAATCGCCATGAAACATCAGGTGGTACTCGAACATCTGGATTATATACAGATTCATCCGACTACTCTTTATTCTCATAAACCAGGACGCCGTTTCCTGATTTCTGAATCTGTCAGAGGGGAAGGTGCACTTTTGTATGATAAAAACGGACAGCGTTTTACAAATGAATTGCAGCCGCGAGATCTGCTCAGCCAGGCAATCTTTGCACAGATGGAAAAAGACGGTACTGATTTCGTGTGGGAAGATATGCGTCCACTGGGAGAAGAAACCATCATGAAACATTTTCCAAATATTTTTCACAGATGTGTAGAAGAAGGTTTTGATCCGCGTAAAGAGCCGATTCCGGTCGTTCCGGCACAGCACTATTTCATGGGTGGAATCAAGGTTGACCTTGGAAGCCGTACTTCCATGAAGGGGCTGTATGCCTGCGGTGAGACAAGCTGTAATGGTGTGCACGGCAAAAACCGTCTTGCAAGCAACTCACTTCTTGAATCTC contains the following coding sequences:
- a CDS encoding ComEC/Rec2 family competence protein translates to MFYIQKGRLMKRRPVCLVCLILMFCIWLMDLAGFARISGNPLPESVQLYIEKHPEAVICGEVQQYQATEYSLSAYLKHVCLIVGSEQIPIKNLRVFLKSNKEFPIGTTVKISGKLEEIPEPRNPGEFDSRQFYACQKIYYFMKNGAVLAWSSKYSRYGQFMQNLKSKIMQTLDIAAKEDAGIFEAMLLGEKDNLEDEVKIRYQMAGIIHILAISGLHISVLGIGFFDLLKRAGFGNVSAGMVVLSVLLQYGILTGESVSAMRAVGMFLVAVGARIAGRTYDLLTALAVSAVLLLLDAPANLYNSGFWLSFGAVAGLGVVAPVLAGCIRVENRLAASVMKTLVSSIAVQMTTFPIMLRIYGEISLAGFFLNLLVLPTVSVVLVSGIAAVAVGMASVSAAVYVVLPGRVLLFLYEKLCELAAGIPFCTWIAGSPKLWQCAGYYVLLFLGVEILGMSRGTVTWNGATGKRAGNHAFMQEEKNHGEGKGWLRKYQLLSGISGIMLILGLGILIYHPSGNLQITCLDIGQGDCISIQLPQGQNFLIDGGSSNKKNIAHYQILPFLKNRGIGVIDAILISHTDNDHISGVLELFDYMRTHLTSVRVKNLILPEWTQPDDAYQQLVDKAQAAGVNVQKGRKGEQIALGKASLRFLSPDRGTAGTDANEDGMVVELTYGGFEGLFTGDIGTETEKKLLPELEDVDFLKVGHHGSRYSTCQEFLDVVRPELAVVSCSATNTYGHPSGETIERLEDSGAKIWYTMKEGAVTAETDGKEVWVDTFVHP
- the holA gene encoding DNA polymerase III subunit delta, with protein sequence MKNLQEDIKTGKFKNAYLLFGEEAYLKIQYKEKLIHALNPDDDTMNFTKYEGKGIEVREMIDLCETMPFFADHRVVLVENSGFFKNKCDELADYMKTLPDYLRLVFVEEEVDKRSRMYKAVKNCGRIVEFAKQDEKTLMRWAAGILAREGRKITTRDMELFLTKTGTDMGNIRMELEKLITYTMGQDIVTREDIEEICTTRTENKIFDMVRAVTERNQRRALDLYNDLLTLREPPMRILFLLSKQFRQMCLAKKMAGEGASQNEIATRLGVPSFVARNILACARAYSVEELEQAEEDFVDAEEAVKTGRLQDVLSVELLIVKYSTERKR
- a CDS encoding L-aspartate oxidase, translating into MKENYDVIIVGTGAAGLYCALNLPSRMKVLMLTKQQADQSDSFLAQGGICMLRGEEDYNDYFEDTMRAGHYENDAKAVELMIRSSNSIIRDLLQRNVTFERTETGELDFTREGAHSQPRILFYEDITGKQITQTLLNQALTRDNIEICEYMTMVDIISKDNVCGGVIVMDEKNEVYPVRAPYVVLACGGLGGLYKNSTNFPHIAGDGLGIAMKHQVVLEHLDYIQIHPTTLYSHKPGRRFLISESVRGEGALLYDKNGQRFTNELQPRDLLSQAIFAQMEKDGTDFVWEDMRPLGEETIMKHFPNIFHRCVEEGFDPRKEPIPVVPAQHYFMGGIKVDLGSRTSMKGLYACGETSCNGVHGKNRLASNSLLESLVFARRAADDIIFGRKPDPCRPGSIDLKPYEDRDAVLTVYHEMVLNEIERMKKSHE